In one window of Calditrichota bacterium DNA:
- a CDS encoding CPBP family intramembrane metalloprotease domain-containing protein, which yields MIVQKYKQPLLFYLLATFVPWALWLIAAAISHSDISSSSALQSLFAFAGLMAPLVIAFSIIHQDKDLLNDFWGRFLNFKEVKFRYLFAAFFLILISILLAQAVSLLFGYSADQFQLAESFSFTSGIFPVWFLLIAAPLIEELAWHSYGTDCLRSRFSLFTTSVIFAIYWGIWHMPLSLIKDYYHSNLVETGILYSLNFLVSLIPFVLIMNWLYYKSNRNITITIIFHITAGYFNEIFCTDPMSKVIQTVLLLLFSIYLILNDKKFFFKK from the coding sequence ATGATTGTTCAAAAATATAAACAGCCTTTACTTTTTTACTTGTTAGCAACCTTTGTTCCATGGGCACTGTGGCTAATCGCAGCCGCAATAAGCCATTCAGATATAAGCAGTTCTTCTGCCTTACAAAGCCTATTTGCTTTTGCCGGACTTATGGCGCCGCTTGTAATTGCCTTTTCTATAATTCATCAGGATAAGGATTTATTAAATGATTTTTGGGGACGGTTTTTAAACTTCAAAGAAGTCAAGTTTAGATACCTGTTCGCAGCCTTTTTTCTAATACTGATCAGTATCCTGCTTGCCCAGGCTGTCTCTCTGCTTTTTGGATATAGTGCCGACCAATTTCAATTGGCAGAATCTTTTTCATTTACATCCGGCATATTCCCGGTCTGGTTTCTTTTAATTGCTGCACCCCTTATAGAAGAATTAGCCTGGCATTCTTACGGCACGGACTGCCTGCGTTCACGCTTTAGTCTTTTTACAACCTCGGTTATCTTTGCAATTTATTGGGGCATCTGGCATATGCCGCTTTCACTTATTAAAGATTACTATCACAGCAATCTTGTGGAAACGGGCATTTTATATTCTTTGAATTTCCTCGTTAGCTTGATCCCTTTTGTGCTAATCATGAACTGGCTTTACTACAAATCCAATCGAAATATCACCATCACCATTATTTTTCACATTACCGCAGGCTATTTCAACGAGATTTTTTGCACCGATCCAATGAGCAAAGTAATACAAACAGTATTGCTTCTGCTTTTCTCGATCTATCTGATCCTAAATGACAAGAAATTTTTCTTTAAAAAATAA
- a CDS encoding TonB-dependent receptor: protein MKNLIIFLLAIFILTSASFSQTVTTSVRGKVFDKVTREPLVYANIMVLKSDPPIGAATDLDGNFVINNVPVGRHSIEVMMMGYEIRLFKEILISTGKQTFLNIGMEQTTLESEEIIVRVNKDVALNTMTTVSSRQFTVEETQRYAGGMDDPARLASSFAGVATPSVSSNGISVRGNNPEGLLWRIEGVEVPNPNHFADLTVVGGGLLTAVSNQMMGNSDFYTGAFPAEYGNATSGVFDINLNTGNTEQREYTFQAGVLGIDFAAQGPFKKGGNASYLMNYRYSTMGLVAPLLPDDTGILKYQDLAFKTIFPTANSGTFSFWGVGAHDGQEMVAADSADWESAFDKDDSQTSMYMYATGLTHKLPLSSSAFLATTLSATGNGLSFKEQRMDHDLKLHPQSNANTDTWRYTIQSNLSTRLNKTHSNQTGFSYSHLGYGLDIEQAGNDYEKPISVVDQSGNSGLFQFYSQSQFNLSQGLSLNLGLNSSYFLLNDNYSLEPRAGLKYDFNDKHNLAIAYGLHSRIERLPIYFVNKNGQTPNKNLDLLKSSHYVLSYNVKLNSNTRLCVEPYYQHLSNIPVSPDSYISTINMQNDIFFDERLVSKGSGRNLGLDLTLERFLHDGYYYLATASLFDSKYKDAAGVTRNTRYNKNYVFNLLAGKEWVIGDNKNNILSANVRLNYMGGIRREPIDEFASLQDKDIVYGETNVRKAFSKRFDDTPIFSFTVSYRKNMPGYSSVWALQILNATGTKEFSNNFYNIKTGKTETSYEGIMVPSLSYKIEF, encoded by the coding sequence ATGAAAAACTTAATAATATTTTTACTCGCAATATTCATTTTAACATCAGCTTCATTTTCACAAACAGTTACAACCTCAGTACGGGGCAAAGTTTTTGATAAAGTTACCCGGGAACCATTAGTCTACGCCAACATCATGGTTTTAAAATCAGATCCACCGATCGGCGCAGCAACGGATTTAGATGGAAATTTTGTAATTAACAATGTTCCGGTTGGCAGGCACAGTATTGAAGTAATGATGATGGGTTATGAAATCCGTTTATTTAAAGAAATTTTGATAAGCACGGGAAAACAAACTTTCCTCAATATAGGGATGGAACAGACTACTTTGGAATCGGAAGAAATTATCGTACGGGTCAACAAAGATGTTGCACTCAATACGATGACCACGGTAAGCAGCAGGCAGTTCACTGTGGAAGAAACACAACGTTATGCCGGCGGCATGGATGACCCTGCGCGATTGGCTTCTTCATTTGCCGGAGTTGCCACGCCATCGGTAAGCAGCAATGGAATTTCGGTACGGGGCAATAATCCTGAAGGGCTGTTGTGGCGCATTGAAGGCGTAGAGGTTCCAAACCCAAACCACTTTGCAGATTTAACTGTTGTTGGCGGCGGGTTACTCACTGCAGTAAGCAACCAGATGATGGGCAACAGTGATTTTTACACAGGTGCTTTTCCTGCAGAATATGGAAATGCCACATCCGGTGTTTTTGATATCAATTTGAATACAGGGAATACCGAGCAGCGCGAATACACATTTCAGGCAGGCGTACTTGGTATTGATTTTGCCGCGCAAGGTCCATTCAAAAAAGGTGGGAATGCATCTTATTTAATGAACTATCGCTATTCGACTATGGGGCTTGTAGCGCCTCTTTTACCTGACGATACGGGTATTTTGAAATATCAGGATTTGGCATTCAAAACAATTTTTCCAACCGCCAATTCAGGGACATTTTCATTCTGGGGTGTTGGCGCACATGATGGGCAGGAAATGGTAGCTGCAGATAGCGCCGATTGGGAATCTGCTTTTGATAAGGATGACTCGCAAACTTCCATGTATATGTACGCCACAGGATTGACGCACAAATTGCCGTTAAGCTCAAGCGCATTTTTGGCAACGACATTATCGGCCACAGGAAACGGTTTATCATTTAAAGAACAGCGTATGGATCATGATTTGAAATTGCACCCACAATCAAACGCCAATACCGATACATGGCGCTATACAATTCAATCAAATCTTAGCACGCGTTTGAACAAAACGCACAGCAACCAAACCGGTTTTAGTTACAGCCATCTGGGATATGGGCTTGATATAGAGCAGGCAGGAAATGATTATGAAAAACCAATTTCGGTAGTAGATCAATCAGGAAATTCCGGTTTATTTCAATTTTACAGCCAATCCCAGTTTAACTTATCACAAGGTTTATCACTTAATCTTGGTTTAAATTCATCATACTTTTTACTAAACGATAATTATTCACTTGAACCACGCGCAGGTTTGAAATACGATTTTAATGATAAACATAACCTGGCAATTGCATATGGCTTGCATAGCCGGATCGAACGCCTACCGATTTATTTTGTTAATAAAAATGGTCAGACACCAAACAAAAATCTGGATCTGTTAAAATCGTCGCATTATGTGCTTTCTTATAATGTCAAGCTCAACAGCAACACCCGGCTTTGTGTTGAACCGTACTATCAACATTTATCCAACATACCCGTTTCACCCGATAGCTATATCTCAACTATCAACATGCAGAATGATATCTTCTTTGATGAACGTCTGGTTAGCAAAGGCTCCGGCAGAAATCTTGGTCTCGATTTGACACTTGAGCGTTTTTTGCATGACGGTTATTATTATCTCGCCACAGCTTCTCTTTTTGATTCAAAATATAAAGATGCGGCAGGTGTTACCCGCAATACACGCTATAATAAAAATTATGTTTTCAATTTGCTGGCCGGGAAAGAATGGGTAATTGGTGATAATAAAAATAATATTCTTAGTGCAAATGTGCGGTTGAATTACATGGGCGGAATCCGCAGGGAACCGATTGATGAATTTGCATCTTTGCAGGATAAAGATATTGTTTATGGTGAGACCAATGTTCGAAAGGCTTTTAGTAAAAGATTTGATGATACACCGATCTTTTCCTTTACTGTTTCTTATCGCAAAAACATGCCCGGCTATTCATCGGTTTGGGCTTTGCAAATTTTAAACGCCACCGGCACCAAAGAGTTTTCAAATAATTTTTACAATATAAAAACAGGAAAAACAGAAACAAGCTATGAAGGAATAATGGTGCCAAGCCTTAGCTATAAAATTGAATTCTAA
- a CDS encoding alpha/beta fold hydrolase, producing the protein MKMFSVLFKTVLLFLLVFSVTKSFASTSIAITISRNDIKLRGNFFQPEGKGDFPAVILLHGFPGNETDVLGIGRMLSNAGFNVLTFNYSGTYKSEGLNSFENTQKDIKAVYDFIHKPQNIQTYKIDTSRIYLGGYSYGGGMALTYASNHPEVKTIFSIAGTDHGEFMREYERNQNFKQMIDNIFSSLATPSGPVKLAKGATPKEVLKIGIEKIDPTLDLRQSASLLAQKNILLIGGWNDVNVTIDHHILPLYRALINSKAKKTEIIVFQDDHSFKTYRKEVAMAIIEWLNNKIAQ; encoded by the coding sequence ATGAAGATGTTTTCAGTGCTTTTTAAAACTGTTTTGCTGTTTTTATTAGTTTTTTCTGTAACGAAAAGTTTTGCATCAACTTCAATAGCAATTACAATTTCTCGTAATGATATAAAACTTAGAGGGAATTTCTTTCAACCAGAAGGTAAAGGAGACTTCCCTGCAGTTATATTGCTACATGGATTTCCCGGTAATGAAACAGATGTACTAGGAATTGGGAGAATGCTCTCAAATGCTGGTTTTAATGTTTTGACTTTTAACTATAGTGGAACCTATAAGAGCGAAGGATTAAATAGTTTTGAAAATACTCAAAAAGATATTAAGGCAGTGTATGACTTTATTCATAAACCACAAAATATACAAACTTACAAAATTGATACGTCTCGAATCTATTTAGGCGGTTATAGCTATGGCGGTGGTATGGCATTGACTTATGCTTCTAACCATCCAGAGGTTAAAACTATTTTCTCTATCGCTGGGACCGATCATGGTGAATTTATGAGAGAGTACGAACGTAATCAAAACTTTAAACAAATGATCGATAATATCTTCTCCAGCCTGGCAACTCCTTCAGGGCCTGTAAAATTAGCAAAAGGCGCAACTCCAAAAGAGGTTTTAAAAATAGGAATAGAGAAGATTGATCCAACTCTTGATTTAAGACAAAGTGCTTCCTTACTTGCACAAAAAAATATTTTGCTTATTGGAGGATGGAATGATGTTAATGTAACAATCGACCATCATATTTTACCTTTATATAGAGCACTTATTAATTCAAAGGCAAAAAAAACAGAAATTATTGTATTTCAGGATGATCATTCATTTAAGACTTATAGAAAAGAAGTGGCAATGGCAATAATTGAATGGTTAAATAATAAGATTGCCCAATAA